The Exiguobacterium aurantiacum DSM 6208 genome includes a window with the following:
- a CDS encoding S8 family peptidase, which translates to MKRMVQRTVATLLAVLLVVSLVPPRIHADAGAGMKQAARLEAGKAVTFTTGVEPVNTYWFKLERNGPSDMTHMQIVMEATKLAHISVYPSADMGAKDETFYPYRASASKEDGKATINLPYAWEGPYYVKVEYMPMEMPDMYPPEESFSLEEGEESEEPPSEPDLSEFASEIELVYNPVKLPVKYEQQGGDMCAVETIFMSANDKKTMLELIRHVQTGVLNQSEQGRELAALYYRASPYIVKAVTFDKAKRQAAYQDLMTLKPLLTALVDRKQHTVSAKEATAINRMHALVNQSVPEGLKADIASVAGLAGMDELAGTPITDVFDRIGITVNVSDAPRYIVKYKTSPSQSIGKMNALRDVSAERLSIGASGDHFALVDVEAASAKTQASAQTMLESDPNVEYIEPIEKYSAFMADPTYSYQWSVNSRSILKPFADAGIGLDKYEALKLNARSVKVAVLDTGVDHRLLDLKGKVDVKNGKNFVDPNGEGDAIDDHGHGTHVAGVIAAAQNNGTSMRGMMPNVSILPVKVLDSWGYGETDQIALGIKYAVDAGAKVINMSLGGSESRTIGYMLKYAHDRGVIIVAATGNDGQSLVSYPASSKYTISVGATNTFGLVSDYSNFGINVDVVAPGSKVASLVPDGNVVYMDGTSMATPHVAAAVALLVSQHPRMTVEGVRSILRRSAEPLAFTGGDAPRDPRMYDGMQQVLDELKTPLLPYYDVVSGYGKVNVYRAESMLQIAPKPGRVFDNAPVFTVAAKPGTVVNVYNGTKRIGWGTARNGSVTMSLTPQKPGTVLRVTYTNGSLFTGERVTVAKGLRPNAPSVTAPRANAKQVTGKAQAGMTVVVRDAQNRVIGKSKVTLAGTYTAKTRALKKGERLSVHVEDVTKKVSKITTVIVK; encoded by the coding sequence ATGAAACGAATGGTGCAACGGACCGTTGCGACATTGCTCGCGGTCCTACTCGTCGTCTCGCTCGTCCCGCCACGCATCCACGCCGATGCCGGGGCCGGCATGAAGCAGGCGGCACGGCTTGAGGCCGGGAAGGCTGTCACGTTCACGACGGGCGTCGAACCGGTCAATACATACTGGTTCAAGCTAGAACGGAACGGTCCGAGTGACATGACGCATATGCAAATCGTCATGGAAGCGACGAAGCTCGCTCACATCTCGGTCTATCCGAGTGCGGACATGGGCGCGAAGGACGAGACGTTCTATCCGTATCGGGCGAGCGCCTCGAAAGAGGACGGGAAAGCGACAATCAACCTCCCATACGCTTGGGAAGGACCGTACTATGTGAAAGTCGAGTATATGCCGATGGAGATGCCGGACATGTACCCGCCGGAAGAGAGCTTCTCGCTTGAAGAAGGGGAAGAATCAGAAGAACCGCCGAGCGAGCCGGACTTGTCCGAGTTCGCCTCGGAGATCGAGCTCGTCTACAACCCGGTCAAACTGCCGGTGAAGTATGAGCAACAAGGCGGCGACATGTGCGCCGTCGAAACGATCTTCATGTCAGCGAACGATAAAAAGACGATGCTCGAGTTGATTCGCCACGTCCAGACCGGTGTCCTCAACCAGTCGGAACAAGGGCGTGAACTCGCGGCACTTTACTACCGCGCCTCGCCGTATATCGTTAAGGCGGTCACGTTCGACAAGGCGAAACGTCAAGCGGCTTATCAAGACCTCATGACGTTGAAACCGCTCTTGACGGCGCTCGTCGACCGGAAACAGCATACGGTCTCAGCAAAAGAAGCGACGGCGATCAACCGGATGCACGCCCTCGTCAACCAGAGCGTACCGGAAGGGTTGAAGGCGGACATCGCCTCGGTCGCCGGACTCGCTGGAATGGACGAACTCGCCGGGACGCCGATCACGGACGTGTTCGACCGCATCGGCATCACGGTGAACGTCTCGGACGCGCCGCGCTATATCGTCAAATATAAGACGTCACCGAGCCAGTCGATCGGCAAGATGAACGCGTTGCGTGACGTCTCGGCCGAGCGTCTGTCAATCGGGGCATCGGGCGACCACTTCGCCCTCGTCGACGTCGAGGCGGCGTCAGCGAAGACGCAAGCGTCCGCCCAGACGATGCTCGAAAGCGACCCGAACGTCGAGTATATCGAGCCAATCGAGAAATACTCCGCGTTCATGGCCGACCCGACGTACAGCTATCAATGGTCGGTCAACAGCCGTTCCATCTTGAAGCCGTTCGCGGATGCGGGCATCGGGCTCGATAAGTACGAGGCGCTCAAACTGAACGCCCGTAGCGTGAAAGTCGCCGTGCTCGATACCGGGGTCGATCACCGACTCCTCGACTTGAAAGGGAAAGTCGATGTGAAGAACGGGAAGAACTTCGTCGACCCGAACGGGGAAGGCGATGCGATCGATGACCACGGTCACGGCACACACGTCGCCGGCGTCATCGCCGCCGCGCAGAACAACGGCACGTCGATGCGCGGCATGATGCCGAACGTCTCGATCTTGCCGGTGAAAGTACTCGATTCATGGGGTTACGGGGAGACGGACCAAATCGCACTCGGCATCAAGTACGCCGTCGATGCCGGGGCGAAAGTCATCAACATGAGCCTCGGTGGTTCAGAGAGCCGGACGATCGGTTACATGCTGAAGTATGCCCATGACCGCGGCGTCATCATCGTCGCCGCGACAGGGAACGACGGCCAGTCGCTCGTGTCGTACCCGGCCTCGTCGAAATATACGATCTCGGTCGGCGCGACGAACACGTTCGGTCTCGTCAGCGACTATTCGAACTTCGGCATCAACGTCGACGTCGTCGCACCAGGATCGAAAGTCGCGAGTCTCGTGCCGGACGGCAACGTCGTCTATATGGACGGGACGAGCATGGCGACGCCGCACGTCGCCGCGGCCGTGGCGCTTCTCGTGTCACAGCACCCGCGGATGACGGTCGAAGGCGTCCGCTCGATCCTTCGCCGCTCGGCCGAACCGCTCGCCTTCACAGGGGGCGACGCGCCGAGAGACCCGCGCATGTATGACGGGATGCAGCAAGTGTTAGACGAGTTGAAGACACCGCTCCTCCCGTATTACGACGTCGTCAGCGGATACGGGAAAGTGAACGTCTATCGCGCCGAGTCGATGCTTCAAATCGCGCCAAAGCCAGGCCGCGTGTTCGACAACGCGCCGGTGTTCACGGTCGCGGCGAAACCGGGCACGGTCGTCAACGTCTATAACGGGACGAAGCGCATCGGTTGGGGGACGGCACGGAACGGCAGCGTGACGATGTCGCTCACGCCGCAAAAGCCGGGCACGGTGCTCCGCGTGACGTATACGAACGGTTCGCTCTTCACCGGGGAGCGCGTCACGGTCGCGAAAGGGCTCCGTCCGAACGCACCGAGCGTCACAGCTCCGCGTGCGAACGCGAAACAAGTGACCGGGAAAGCCCAAGCCGGCATGACGGTCGTCGTCCGTGACGCACAGAACCGCGTCATCGGCAAGTCGAAAGTGACGCTCGCTGGCACGTACACGGCGAAAACGCGCGCCTTGAAAAAAGGCGAGCGCTTATCGGTCCATGTGGAAGACGTGACGAAAAAAGTGAGCAAGATCACGACGGTCATCGTCAAATAA
- a CDS encoding DUF4956 domain-containing protein produces the protein MTDFFNEVRQLADVTSRLTVLEAAAAIFLSFILTLCIAYLYKRTHTGARYSQSFVQTIIIMGVTVSVIMIVIGNNVAVAFGLVGAFSIIRFRSAMSDPKDIAFIFFGMAAGISCGLGFYILAILFTVSLSVIILLLYTFDFGRGGSDKKRLSITVPENLHDETAFDGVLSEHYKYYALRSVETTNLGTMIQLVYIVQNKDGVKDKQIIDELRKMNGNLKVSVNYLNTEIF, from the coding sequence ATGACCGATTTCTTCAACGAAGTACGCCAGCTCGCCGACGTCACCTCGCGCCTTACCGTGCTCGAGGCGGCCGCGGCCATCTTCCTCAGTTTCATCTTGACGCTTTGCATCGCCTATTTGTATAAACGGACCCATACCGGCGCCCGTTACTCTCAGTCGTTCGTCCAGACGATCATCATCATGGGCGTCACCGTGTCGGTCATCATGATCGTCATCGGCAACAACGTCGCCGTCGCCTTCGGTCTCGTCGGGGCGTTCTCGATCATCCGCTTCCGGAGCGCGATGAGCGACCCGAAAGACATCGCCTTCATCTTCTTCGGCATGGCGGCCGGCATCTCGTGCGGCCTTGGCTTCTACATACTCGCCATCCTGTTCACCGTGTCGCTGTCGGTCATCATCCTCCTGTTGTACACGTTCGACTTCGGTCGCGGAGGCTCGGACAAGAAACGGCTGTCGATCACGGTGCCGGAAAACTTGCATGACGAGACAGCGTTTGACGGGGTGCTCTCGGAGCACTACAAGTATTACGCGCTCCGCTCGGTCGAGACGACGAACCTCGGCACGATGATCCAGCTCGTCTATATCGTCCAAAACAAGGACGGCGTCAAAGACAAACAGATCATCGATGAGCTCCGTAAGATGAACGGCAACTTGAAAGTGTCCGTCAACTATTTGAACACGGAAATCTTCTAA
- a CDS encoding ferredoxin reductase domain-containing protein produces the protein MQIYWTPILDVVEEAADTYTFRLERPDGFTWEEGAHTHFALEGFNKEDRPNRSLIRHMSISTLPREGVIGITTRIKEECSEFKSILRKMALGENVAIFKTHSNVPLKRVGKNVYLLSAGVGLATFRPLVLDYLADGEGVPHLHSLNVDSSANYLFKDVFTSTDTFTADFVDSRVRYHEAAKTLAQDLDGLYYVVGSDDFLRETIATLREQGIAREQIVLDKHDFQLDAFLV, from the coding sequence ATGCAGATTTATTGGACACCGATTTTAGATGTCGTAGAAGAAGCGGCCGATACATATACGTTCCGACTCGAACGCCCGGACGGCTTCACGTGGGAGGAAGGGGCGCACACGCATTTCGCGCTCGAAGGGTTCAACAAAGAGGATCGACCGAACCGGAGTTTGATTCGCCACATGTCGATCTCGACGTTACCGCGAGAAGGCGTGATTGGCATCACGACACGGATCAAAGAAGAATGTTCCGAGTTCAAGTCGATTCTCCGGAAAATGGCGCTCGGTGAGAACGTCGCCATCTTCAAGACGCATTCGAACGTGCCGTTAAAACGTGTTGGGAAGAACGTCTACTTGTTGTCGGCCGGTGTCGGGCTCGCGACGTTCCGTCCGCTCGTCCTCGACTATTTGGCGGACGGGGAAGGGGTCCCGCACCTTCATTCGTTGAACGTCGACTCGTCGGCGAACTATCTATTCAAAGACGTCTTTACGTCGACGGATACGTTCACGGCTGATTTCGTCGACAGCCGCGTTCGTTACCACGAGGCGGCCAAGACGCTCGCACAGGACTTGGACGGGCTGTATTACGTCGTCGGCAGCGATGACTTCTTGCGCGAGACGATCGCAACACTGCGGGAGCAGGGCATCGCGCGCGAACAGATCGTACTCGATAAGCATGACTTTCAGTTGGATGCGTTTTTAGTGTGA
- the trpE gene encoding anthranilate synthase component I → MEQRIINGDELTPVAIFHRLAGERKVLLESRAEGKHGRYSIVAANPVETIRVDGTSVSDANGTIETADPLVHLSTLITRDVPDAPYPFIGGAIGYIGYDMQRVYEPIPNTPSETRGLPDALFQRYETVVLYDHLEEQVILIDTGESDATERLDMIQHQLETAQTHTLEPVVRTSERILTEKDEFIERVLKAKEAILAGEVFQLVLSQRIDATFTGDPFHFYRTLRKQNPSPYLFYIDLGEAIVLGASPESLVQVSGSRVTTNPIAGTRPRGKTVEEDVRHGESLLADEKELAEHRMLLDLGRNDISRVAKVGTVTIPKQIELERFKNVMHLVSEVEGELRDDLNPIDALRACLPAGTVSGAPKIRAMQLIDELETVKREVYAGAVGYLNVRGGFDFALAIRTMIVQGDTAHVQAGAGIVYDSDPVSEYEETLHKAKSLLEVFA, encoded by the coding sequence ATGGAACAACGAATCATCAATGGCGACGAACTGACACCGGTGGCCATCTTCCACCGTCTAGCAGGTGAACGGAAAGTATTGCTCGAAAGCCGCGCCGAAGGCAAGCACGGCCGCTACTCGATTGTCGCAGCGAATCCGGTCGAGACGATTCGTGTCGACGGGACGAGTGTTTCGGACGCGAACGGAACGATTGAGACGGCCGATCCGCTCGTCCACTTGTCCACGCTCATCACCCGTGACGTCCCGGACGCCCCGTACCCGTTCATCGGCGGCGCCATCGGCTATATCGGCTACGACATGCAACGCGTCTACGAACCGATCCCGAACACGCCGAGCGAGACGCGCGGCTTGCCTGACGCGTTGTTCCAGCGCTATGAGACGGTCGTCTTGTATGATCACCTCGAGGAACAGGTCATCTTGATTGATACCGGCGAGTCGGACGCGACGGAACGGCTCGACATGATTCAACACCAACTCGAGACGGCACAGACACATACGCTCGAACCGGTCGTCCGGACGAGCGAGCGCATCTTGACCGAGAAAGACGAATTCATCGAACGCGTCTTGAAGGCGAAGGAGGCGATTCTCGCAGGCGAGGTGTTCCAGCTCGTCTTATCGCAACGAATCGACGCGACGTTCACCGGCGACCCGTTCCACTTTTACCGGACACTCCGGAAACAGAACCCAAGTCCGTACTTATTCTATATCGACCTCGGCGAAGCGATCGTCCTCGGCGCCTCCCCAGAAAGCCTCGTCCAAGTGAGCGGGAGCCGGGTGACGACGAACCCAATCGCCGGCACACGCCCGCGCGGCAAGACGGTCGAAGAAGACGTCCGACATGGCGAGTCACTCCTCGCCGATGAGAAAGAACTCGCCGAGCACCGGATGCTCCTAGACCTCGGGCGAAACGACATCAGCCGCGTCGCCAAAGTCGGCACGGTGACAATCCCGAAACAGATCGAGCTCGAGCGTTTCAAAAACGTCATGCACCTCGTCTCCGAAGTCGAAGGCGAACTGCGCGACGACTTGAATCCGATTGACGCCCTGCGCGCCTGTCTTCCGGCCGGAACCGTCTCCGGGGCACCAAAAATTCGGGCGATGCAGCTCATCGACGAGCTCGAGACGGTGAAACGGGAAGTGTACGCCGGGGCGGTCGGGTATCTCAACGTGCGGGGCGGCTTCGACTTCGCGCTCGCCATCCGGACGATGATCGTGCAAGGTGACACGGCCCATGTGCAAGCCGGCGCCGGGATCGTCTATGACTCAGACCCGGTGTCGGAATATGAAGAGACGCTGCATAAGGCCAAATCCCTTCTGGAGGTGTTCGCATGA
- a CDS encoding anthranilate synthase component II yields the protein MILLIDNYDSFTYNVYQDVARFSDVTVVRNDELSVEAIRDLNPSGIIISPGPGGPRDAGISLDVVRELSGVIPILGICLGHQVIAEAFGGTVGRAHEVMHGKTSRILTTPSVLFDGEPLDVMRYHSLVVQATELPVTARTEDGVIMALEHPEHPTYGVQFHPESIGTPEGRDLFERFVKECVKRPGHVSPV from the coding sequence ATGATTTTACTCATCGACAACTACGACTCGTTCACATACAACGTCTATCAGGACGTCGCCCGGTTCAGTGACGTCACCGTCGTCCGGAACGACGAACTCTCGGTCGAGGCGATTCGGGACCTCAATCCATCCGGGATCATCATCTCCCCTGGCCCCGGCGGCCCGCGTGACGCTGGTATCTCGCTCGATGTCGTCCGGGAGCTGTCCGGCGTGATTCCCATACTCGGTATCTGTCTCGGCCATCAAGTCATCGCCGAGGCGTTCGGCGGGACGGTCGGACGTGCACATGAAGTCATGCATGGGAAGACGTCACGCATTTTGACGACCCCGTCCGTCTTATTCGATGGCGAGCCGCTCGATGTCATGCGCTATCACTCACTCGTCGTTCAAGCGACGGAACTTCCTGTCACCGCTCGCACGGAAGACGGTGTCATCATGGCACTCGAGCATCCTGAACATCCGACGTACGGCGTCCAGTTCCACCCCGAGTCGATTGGAACGCCCGAGGGACGGGATTTATTCGAGCGGTTCGTTAAAGAATGCGTGAAAAGACCGGGGCACGTGTCCCCGGTCTGA
- a CDS encoding iron chelate uptake ABC transporter family permease subunit, which yields MSTVIEKEVYEVDVHPLQGNERSASAFRSRREERRYWLFLAAFIIGGVLCALGLLLYNNPVPIDSPSFWPVVERRVVAVTTMAIAALCQSLATVAFHSVTNNRIITPSLLGYDALYSTIQTSMIFFFGAGALVGFTGTGAFLTQVGLMVLMSLLLYGWLLSGKYANLQLMLLVGIIIGTGLNSVSTFMRRMLAPSDFDILQARLFGSVTNADAAYFPIVIPIVLVVGVLFYAFSNRLNLVSLGKDVATSFGVNHRGSVIYTLILISLLMSVSTALIGPLTFFGFLVATLSYQVASTYDHKYVFPMAFALGFFVLTSAYFFMYHIFNTPSVVSVIIELFGGIIFLAVILKRRSL from the coding sequence ATGAGTACGGTCATCGAGAAAGAAGTGTACGAAGTGGACGTCCATCCGCTTCAAGGAAACGAGCGGAGCGCGTCGGCGTTCCGTTCGAGGCGGGAGGAGCGGCGTTACTGGCTCTTCCTCGCCGCCTTCATCATCGGTGGGGTGTTGTGCGCGCTCGGTCTGTTGCTTTACAACAACCCGGTCCCGATCGACTCGCCCTCGTTTTGGCCGGTCGTCGAACGGCGCGTCGTCGCCGTCACGACGATGGCGATCGCGGCGCTCTGTCAGAGCCTGGCGACCGTCGCCTTCCATTCGGTGACGAACAACCGGATCATCACGCCGTCGCTCCTCGGGTATGACGCGCTCTATTCGACGATTCAGACGAGCATGATCTTCTTCTTCGGGGCCGGCGCCTTGGTCGGTTTTACCGGGACCGGTGCGTTCTTGACGCAGGTCGGGCTGATGGTGCTCATGAGTCTTCTGTTGTACGGCTGGTTGTTATCGGGGAAATACGCCAACCTGCAGCTCATGCTTCTCGTCGGGATCATCATCGGGACCGGACTCAACTCGGTGTCGACGTTCATGCGCCGCATGCTCGCCCCGTCCGACTTTGACATCTTGCAGGCGCGGCTGTTCGGTTCGGTGACGAACGCGGACGCGGCCTACTTTCCGATCGTCATTCCGATCGTGCTTGTCGTCGGGGTGTTATTTTACGCGTTCTCGAACCGACTCAATCTCGTCTCGCTCGGGAAAGACGTGGCGACGTCGTTCGGGGTGAACCATCGCGGGAGCGTCATCTATACGCTCATTCTCATCTCGCTCCTCATGTCGGTGTCGACGGCGTTGATTGGACCGCTCACGTTCTTCGGTTTCTTGGTCGCGACGCTCAGCTATCAGGTCGCCTCGACGTATGACCATAAATACGTCTTCCCGATGGCGTTCGCGCTCGGCTTCTTCGTTTTGACGAGCGCCTATTTCTTCATGTATCACATCTTCAACACGCCAAGCGTCGTCTCCGTCATCATCGAGCTGTTCGGCGGCATCATTTTCTTGGCAGTCATTCTTAAGCGGAGGTCCTTATGA
- a CDS encoding polyphosphate polymerase domain-containing protein, whose protein sequence is MAQEIFKRYEIKYLIPFAKYLELRELIMPYMHYDTYGNPEGKYNIVSLYFDSNDKSIYYETRNKLPFRQKLRLRVYDQADLGSASFIEVKQKFKNVVNKRRTILPLHQAYDILRDPNKPLETVEASNPQILKEALHFQHLYDLKPNTVVSYDRQAFSGTFEKDLRVTFDYNLMCRNDDLRIEHGPEGHHFIDPGLVVLEVKVSEVVPFWLARILSDLECNKQSVSKFCTSVELLEHENSSEGRILS, encoded by the coding sequence GTGGCCCAAGAGATATTCAAGCGATACGAGATCAAGTATTTAATCCCATTTGCGAAGTACCTTGAGCTCCGTGAGCTCATCATGCCGTACATGCATTACGACACGTATGGCAACCCTGAAGGGAAATATAATATCGTCAGCCTCTACTTCGACTCAAACGACAAGTCGATCTATTACGAGACGCGCAACAAGCTCCCATTCCGCCAGAAGCTGCGCCTGCGCGTATACGATCAGGCCGACCTCGGCAGCGCCTCGTTCATCGAAGTGAAACAGAAGTTCAAGAACGTCGTCAACAAGCGCCGGACGATCCTCCCGCTCCATCAGGCGTACGACATCCTGCGCGACCCGAACAAACCGCTCGAGACGGTCGAGGCGTCGAACCCGCAGATTTTGAAAGAAGCGCTCCACTTCCAGCACTTATACGACCTAAAACCGAACACGGTCGTCAGCTACGACCGCCAAGCGTTCTCCGGGACGTTCGAGAAGGACCTCCGCGTCACGTTCGACTACAACCTCATGTGCCGAAACGATGACTTGCGAATCGAACACGGGCCGGAAGGGCACCATTTCATCGACCCCGGCCTCGTCGTCCTCGAAGTGAAAGTGTCCGAGGTCGTCCCGTTCTGGCTCGCCCGCATCTTGTCGGACCTCGAATGCAACAAACAGAGCGTCTCGAAGTTCTGTACGAGCGTCGAATTGTTGGAACACGAAAACTCAAGCGAAGGTAGGATTTTGTCATGA
- a CDS encoding iron ABC transporter ATP-binding protein, whose protein sequence is MIQLEQVKKSYTDDVHIGPIDLDIPKAGFTSLIGPNGAGKSTTLMMIGRLLHLDAGQIQVAGMNVSSTKSKDLAKIITILRQENHFVTRLTVRQLAGFGRFPYSKGRLTKEDEAIISKYIDFLDLTHLEHRYLDELSGGQRQRAYVAMVLCQETEYVLLDEPLNNLDIARSVQMMEYLRHVADEFGRTIVTVLHDINFAAKYSDRICAMKDGQIAAFGTVDEIMNGDILSDIFETKLEVIQGPYGPIAVY, encoded by the coding sequence ATGATACAACTCGAACAAGTGAAAAAATCGTATACGGATGACGTCCATATCGGGCCGATCGACCTCGATATCCCGAAAGCCGGCTTCACGTCGCTCATCGGTCCGAACGGGGCCGGGAAGTCGACGACGCTCATGATGATCGGCCGTCTGCTCCATTTAGACGCGGGTCAGATTCAAGTCGCCGGGATGAACGTGTCGAGCACGAAGTCGAAAGACTTAGCGAAAATCATCACGATTCTCCGGCAAGAGAACCATTTTGTGACGCGCTTGACCGTGCGCCAACTCGCCGGCTTCGGCCGTTTCCCGTACTCGAAGGGACGACTGACGAAAGAAGACGAGGCGATCATCTCGAAATATATCGACTTCCTCGATTTGACGCATCTCGAGCACCGCTACCTCGACGAGCTGTCAGGCGGTCAGCGCCAACGGGCGTACGTCGCGATGGTGCTCTGTCAGGAGACGGAATACGTCCTCCTCGACGAGCCGCTCAACAATTTAGACATCGCCCGCTCGGTACAGATGATGGAATACTTACGCCACGTCGCCGACGAGTTCGGGCGGACGATCGTCACCGTGCTCCACGATATCAACTTCGCGGCGAAATACTCGGACCGCATCTGTGCGATGAAAGACGGGCAGATCGCCGCGTTCGGGACGGTCGATGAGATTATGAACGGGGACATCCTGTCCGACATCTTTGAGACGAAGCTCGAGGTCATCCAAGGCCCGTACGGACCGATCGCGGTCTACTAA